Within Thermoanaerobaculia bacterium, the genomic segment TGCTGATCGCCGACGAACCGACCTCGTCGCTCGACCCTCCGCTCGCCTCGCAGGTCCTCGAGCTCGTCGATCGCCTTCGGCGCGATCGGGGACTCGCTCTCCTCCTGATCACCCACGATCTGCGGCGCGCCGCCGCCTGCGACGGCGTGTCCGTGCTGTACGCGGGACGCATCGTGGAGGAGGCGGCCGGAGCGGACTTCGCTCGCGGTCCCCGCCATCCGTACGCCGCGGCCCTCGCGGCGTCGGGCGGAAGCGGCTCCGCCGGCCGCCTTCCGGTGATCCCCGGGCGCGCGCCTTCGCTCGCCGAGCGCGCCGAGCCGCGGTGCGCATTCGCGCCGCGGTGCGCGGACGTGTTTCCGCGGTGCGAACGGGAGAAGCCGGATCTCTACGCCGCGGGCGCCTCGCGGGCGCGCTGCTTCCTCTACGCTCCCGAAGCCGCATGAGCGGCGCGCTCCTCCGGGTCGAGGGGATTTCGAAGACGTACGCCGCGTCCGGCGCCTTCGGCGCGGGAAAGCGCGCCGAAGCGCTCGACGGCGTGTCGTTCGACCTTTCCGCGGGAGAAGCGCTGGCGATCGCCGGGGAGTCGGGAAGCGGGAAGACGACGCTCGGACTGATCGTCGCGCGTCTCGAGGAGCCGACGCGGGGCGCGATCCTCCTGGACGGAGAGGACTGGCTCGCGCTCTCGGGTCGGGCGCTCCGGCGCGCGCGCCGAAACGTGCAGATCGTCTTCCAGGATCCCGCCACGTCTCTCGATCCCCGCATGCGCGCGGGGGACTCGATCGCGGAGCCTCTCCGCGCGCTCTGCGGCCTCTCGGGCCCGGCGCTCCGGAGCCGGGTGGCGGCGCTCCTCGGCGAAGTCGGGCTGGAACCGTCGGCCGCCCGCCGGTACCCGCGGGAATTCTCCGGCGGAGAGCGGCAGCGGATCGCGATCGCGCGCGCGATCGCGCCCGGGCCGCGGATCGTCGTCTGCGACGAGCCGGTGGCGGCGCTCGATGCGTCGGCGCGCGCGCGCGTGCTGAACCTGCTCCTCGACCTGAGGGAACGGACGGGCGTCGCCTACCTCTTCATCTCGCACGACATGGACGCGATCCGGACCGTCGCCGACCGCGTGGCCGTGCTCTACGGAGGGCGGCTCGTCGAAGAGGCGCCCGCCGCCGATTTCTTTTCGGGGCCTCGCCATCCGTATTCCGCGGCGCTGCTCGCGGGGCGGGCGATTCCCGGAGAGCCGCCCGATCCCGCGTCGCTCCCGCCGGGGTGCCGTTTCCATCCCCGTTGTCCCTCCGCGCGCTCCCGATGCTCTCAGGAAGAGCCGCCGCTCGCGGCAGAGCCGGAAGGACGGCGCGCCGCTTGCTTTTTTCCGTCGGAACAGGCAGAAAAGACGAAACTTTCCGGCGCGGATCGCGTAATCGGATAGCGAACGACGCTGACGAGGAGTATGAGTCGATGAAAACCTTCACGGCCCTGACGATCACGGCATGCGCGGCGGCCTTCGCCGGGACCCTGGCGGCGCAGACCCACCTCGCGCCGCCTCCTCCCGCGGCGCCTCCGCCGCCGGCCGCCCCCGAGCACCCCGCGGTTTCCGTGACCGTCTCCGCGCGTGCGGGCAAGACTCCCCCGGAGCCGATTCCCGCGGCGGCCGAGGAAGGCGTGCGGCTGTCGCTGCGCGACGCGATCGCGCTCGCGCTCGCCAACAACGTGGATCTCCGGGTCGCGATCGCCGGAAACGAGGCGGGTTTCTACGGGGTCCTCCAGCAGAAAGGCATCTTCGATCCGCTCGCGTTCGCGACGGTCTCGTTCGACGACCTGCAGCAGCCGCAGGCGACGGTCCTCGGCGGCGGCGTATCAACCGACACGAAGACGACCGTCGGCGACATCGGGATTTCCCAGCTCGTGCCGACGGGCGGAACGTTCACGCTCGGCTTCGACAACACGAAGATCGACACGAACAACACGTTCTACCTGATCAATCCGTCCTACGACGCCTCCCTCTTCCTCGCCCTCAAGCATCCGTTGCTGCGGAATTTCGGGCGCAACGTGACGGAGCGGTTCATCCGCATCGCGAAGAACAACCGGGCGATGAACGACCAGACCTATCTCCAGGTCCTGCAGACGGGGATCACGACCGTCGAGCAGGCCTACTGGGACCTCGTCTACGCCCGCCAGAACCTGGAGGTGAAGAAGGAGTCCCGGGATCTCGCCCAGGAGCTCTACCGGATCACGAAGATCAAGATCGACGTCGGCTCCCAGGCGCCGATCGACATCGTCCAGACGGAAGCCGGCGTGGCGCAGCGGGAGCTCGACATCATCACCGCCACCCAGGCGGTCGGCGACGCCGAAGACCGGATGAAGCGGCTCCTCAACTTCGGCGGCGCGAACCGATGGGACGACCACATCATCCCGACCGACGAAGTGCGCGTCGAGGCGACCCCGATCGACACCGCCGCCGGCGTCGAGGCGGCGATCCACAACCGCCCGGAGATCCGCAGCGCGATCTACAGCACGGCCAACGCGCGGATCAACTACGACTTCGCGCGGAACCAGCTCCTTCCGCAGCTCGACTTCAACGCGCAGTACGGGTACGCGGGCCTCGGCGGTCCGTTCCACGTGCTCGACGCGAACAACAACCCGACGGGCGTCGTGATCCCCGGCGACTACGGCGACGCTCTGAGCCAGATCTCGCACACCGATTTCCGCCACTGGACCGTGGGGGTGAACCTCTCGGTGCCGATCCTGAACCGGACGGCGAAGGGCGCCGCCGGCGTCGCCCGGTGGTCCCTCGAGGGGTCGCTCGCGTCGCTCGAGCAGCTCAGGCAGAATGTGACGGTGGAGGTCCGCAACGACGCCCGCGCGATCGAGACGGCCCGCGAGTCCATCGCGGCGGCGGGGAAATCGCGCGAGCTCGCGGAGCGCAACGTCGATGCCGCCAAGAAGAAGTACGACAACGGCCTCGTCACGGCGTTCGAAGTCCTCTCCGTCCAGAACGATCTCGCGACGGCGCGCAGCGCGGAGCTCCAGGCGCTCACGCAGTACCGCGACGCGATGGTCGCCTACCACAAGGCGATCGGCGACCTCCTCGCGTG encodes:
- a CDS encoding oligopeptide/dipeptide ABC transporter ATP-binding protein; its protein translation is LIADEPTSSLDPPLASQVLELVDRLRRDRGLALLLITHDLRRAAACDGVSVLYAGRIVEEAAGADFARGPRHPYAAALAASGGSGSAGRLPVIPGRAPSLAERAEPRCAFAPRCADVFPRCEREKPDLYAAGASRARCFLYAPEAA
- a CDS encoding oligopeptide/dipeptide ABC transporter ATP-binding protein, encoding MSGALLRVEGISKTYAASGAFGAGKRAEALDGVSFDLSAGEALAIAGESGSGKTTLGLIVARLEEPTRGAILLDGEDWLALSGRALRRARRNVQIVFQDPATSLDPRMRAGDSIAEPLRALCGLSGPALRSRVAALLGEVGLEPSAARRYPREFSGGERQRIAIARAIAPGPRIVVCDEPVAALDASARARVLNLLLDLRERTGVAYLFISHDMDAIRTVADRVAVLYGGRLVEEAPAADFFSGPRHPYSAALLAGRAIPGEPPDPASLPPGCRFHPRCPSARSRCSQEEPPLAAEPEGRRAACFFPSEQAEKTKLSGADRVIG
- a CDS encoding TolC family protein, which translates into the protein MKTFTALTITACAAAFAGTLAAQTHLAPPPPAAPPPPAAPEHPAVSVTVSARAGKTPPEPIPAAAEEGVRLSLRDAIALALANNVDLRVAIAGNEAGFYGVLQQKGIFDPLAFATVSFDDLQQPQATVLGGGVSTDTKTTVGDIGISQLVPTGGTFTLGFDNTKIDTNNTFYLINPSYDASLFLALKHPLLRNFGRNVTERFIRIAKNNRAMNDQTYLQVLQTGITTVEQAYWDLVYARQNLEVKKESRDLAQELYRITKIKIDVGSQAPIDIVQTEAGVAQRELDIITATQAVGDAEDRMKRLLNFGGANRWDDHIIPTDEVRVEATPIDTAAGVEAAIHNRPEIRSAIYSTANARINYDFARNQLLPQLDFNAQYGYAGLGGPFHVLDANNNPTGVVIPGDYGDALSQISHTDFRHWTVGVNLSVPILNRTAKGAAGVARWSLEGSLASLEQLRQNVTVEVRNDARAIETARESIAAAGKSRELAERNVDAAKKKYDNGLVTAFEVLSVQNDLATARSAELQALTQYRDAMVAYHKAIGDLLAWKDVQVEGLDSVPTPDPESLRPGR